The Deltaproteobacteria bacterium genome segment GCGCGACAGCGGCTCGTGCGGCCCGCGCGTGAAGCGCCCCTCCGCGTTCGCCACGCTCTCCCCATGCCGGATCAGGATCAGCCGCGCCATCGCCCCAGCTTAGCGGGGACACAGTTCGGCCGGGACTGTCCCCTCTTACTCTCCCCTCTTACTCCGCGCGGGGGAGCCAGAGGGTGAACTCGGCGCCGCCGGAGGGGCGGTTGGCGGCTTCGAGGCGGCCGTCGTTGCGGCGCGCGAGGTCGTAGCTGAGCGAGAGCCCGAGGCCGGTGCCGACGCCGGGGGGCTTGGTCGTGAAGAAGGGATCGAAGACACGCGGCAGCACGTCGGCCGCGAGGCCGCAGCCGCGGTCGCGGACGTGCAGCGCCACGCCCTGCTCCGCCGCTTCCACCTCGACCTCGACGTCGGGCACGCCCGCGCTCGCCTGCACTGCATTCACGAGCAGGTTGAGCGCGATCTGCACCAGCTCGCCCTCGACCGCACGCACCGGCGGCACCCGCACGAGCCGGCAACGGATCGAATCCTCGGGCAGCCCGACCCCCGCCATCGCCGCGGCCGCCTCCGCCACCTGCGCCAGGTCCACGAGCGCGGGGCGCGACTCGCTCTCCGGCTCGCTGCGTGCGAAGCTGCGCAGCCGCGCCACGAGCTGCACGATCCGGTCGACCCCCTCCTGCGTATCGGTCAGGAGCTCCGCGCCCTCCGCCGCCAGCACCCGCACCTCGGGCGGCAGGCCGCCACCGAAGCCGGGGGCCGCCAGCTCGGCGGTCATCTTCTCGAGCTGCGCGAGGTTGGCCCGGATGAAGGCGAGCGGGTTGTTCACCTCGTGGGCGATCCCCGCGGTGAGGAAGCCCAGCGCCTCGAGCCGCGCCGCCAGGGCGAGCCGCCGTTCGGCGTTCTGTGCGTCGGTGCGATCGGCGAGGAACGCTGCGCTGCCGACCACCGCAACCGCGCTGCGCAGCGGGAAGCGCCGCACCTCGATCACCGCGTCGGCGCGGGCGCACACGCTCTCGATCAGCTCGTCGATGCCGAGCCCGCGCAGCTCGCTCGTGCCGGTGAGCCGGCGCGCGGCCCAGTTGGCATCGACGACGCGACCCTCGAGGTCGGCGACCACGATCCCGACCTCGACCTGCTCGAGCAGCTCGCTGCGCGCGAGCGGCAGGTAGAGCAGGAGCCCCGAGTCGACCACCGCGATCCGGATCATCAACGCGCCGAAGCCGAGCAAGATCGGCGTCGGGTCGGCAATCGGGATTCCCCAGGCGTTGGCGGCCAGGTACACCGCGTTCCCGACCAGCGGCGTCAGGGTCCCAGCGGTGAGCACCGCCAGGCGCGCGGGCTCGGCCCGCCGCAGCCGCACCGCGGCGCGTGCGAAGTAGACCCAGCCCGTCACGATCAGCAGCCAGGCGTAGCCCGCCATCGCCCAGAACAGCGGGCCCCGGCGCGGCGGCGAGTAGGCGGGATCGATGAACAGGCCGCCCGAGTCCCAGAACAGGCAGGAGTAGAAGAAGGCGAGCGGCACGGCCGCCGCAGTGAGCACCCATGACGCATGGCGCCACCAGCGCGGCCGCCCCGCCTGCGCCGCAACCGCCAGCCAGGCCAGCGGCAGCAGGCAGATCCCGAGATACTGGACCTGGAACGCAAGCTGCCGCTCCGCCGCCGTGCCCACCCGCGCGAACAGCAGCTCGCCCGTCGCGAACAGCCCACAGGCCACCGCCAGCACCACGACCCAGAGCGCGCGCCGCCGCGAGCCGGTCGCCGTCAGCAGGTCGAGCGCCAGCCAGCCGCAGATGGCAACGGTCGCGACGAGGCCGAGGTCGTAGAGCATCCCGTCGCTGCATCGGCCATGCCGATCCCCCTGTTGAGCGGCGCGGACCCCGGCGCCCCGGATCCGGCGCTAGAGTCCGCCGCGTGCCCGCCCCCCAGATGCGCGCCGCGGCGGTGCGCGGTCGCGGCCAGATCGAGGTCGCCCTGCGCCCCCTCCCCGAGCCCGGTCCCGGCGAGGTGCGCGTTCGCGTCGAGGCCTGCGGCATCTGCGGCAGCGACCTGCACCTCTACGAGCAGGGCTTCTTCCCGCCCGGCGCCACCCCCGGGCACGAGCCGGCCGGCCGGATCGACGCGATCGGCCCCGGTGCGGCGAGCCCCGCCCTCGGCACCCGCGTCGCGATCGAGCCGATCCGGGGCTGCGGCACCTGCGCCCCGTGCCGCTCGGGCCGCTACTCGATCTGCCGCGACGCCAAGCTTGCAGGCGTACACGTGCCCGGCGGCCTCGCCGAGGCGATCGTCGTCCCCGCCGCCAACGTCTACCCCGTGCCCGACGATCTCGACCCGCGCGTCGCGGCCCTGGTCGAGCCGATGGCGGTGGTGGTGCACGCCCTGCACCGGATCGCCTTCCAGCCGGGCCAGCGCGTGCTCGTGCTCGGCGCCGGCTCGGTCGGCCTGCTCGCCGCCGCCGCCGCGCGCCGGCTCGGCGCGCGCGAGGTCTGGGTGAGCGCGCGCCACCCGCACCAGGCCGCGCTCGCCCGCGCCGTCGGCGCCACGCGCGTGCTCGACGAGAAGGAGGCGAGCCCGGAGGCGCTCGACGCGCTCGGCCGCAGGACCCCGATCGACGCCGTCCTCGAGACCGTGGGCGGGCGGGCCGACACGCTGCGCACCGCGGCGGCCGCGGCACGTCCGGGCGGCGCCGTCGCGGTGGTGGGCGTCTTCTGGGGATCGCTCGCGCTCGACCCGATGCCGCTCCTGCTGAAGGAGCTGACGCTCGCCTGGTCGTACTGCTACGGCGAGGATCCCGCCCACGGCGCGGACTTCGCCGAAGCGGTCGGCATCGTCGCCGCCGCGCGCGAGGCGCTGGCACCGCTCGTC includes the following:
- a CDS encoding ATP-binding protein, which produces MLYDLGLVATVAICGWLALDLLTATGSRRRALWVVVLAVACGLFATGELLFARVGTAAERQLAFQVQYLGICLLPLAWLAVAAQAGRPRWWRHASWVLTAAAVPLAFFYSCLFWDSGGLFIDPAYSPPRRGPLFWAMAGYAWLLIVTGWVYFARAAVRLRRAEPARLAVLTAGTLTPLVGNAVYLAANAWGIPIADPTPILLGFGALMIRIAVVDSGLLLYLPLARSELLEQVEVGIVVADLEGRVVDANWAARRLTGTSELRGLGIDELIESVCARADAVIEVRRFPLRSAVAVVGSAAFLADRTDAQNAERRLALAARLEALGFLTAGIAHEVNNPLAFIRANLAQLEKMTAELAAPGFGGGLPPEVRVLAAEGAELLTDTQEGVDRIVQLVARLRSFARSEPESESRPALVDLAQVAEAAAAMAGVGLPEDSIRCRLVRVPPVRAVEGELVQIALNLLVNAVQASAGVPDVEVEVEAAEQGVALHVRDRGCGLAADVLPRVFDPFFTTKPPGVGTGLGLSLSYDLARRNDGRLEAANRPSGGAEFTLWLPRAE
- a CDS encoding alcohol dehydrogenase catalytic domain-containing protein, with protein sequence MPAPQMRAAAVRGRGQIEVALRPLPEPGPGEVRVRVEACGICGSDLHLYEQGFFPPGATPGHEPAGRIDAIGPGAASPALGTRVAIEPIRGCGTCAPCRSGRYSICRDAKLAGVHVPGGLAEAIVVPAANVYPVPDDLDPRVAALVEPMAVVVHALHRIAFQPGQRVLVLGAGSVGLLAAAAARRLGAREVWVSARHPHQAALARAVGATRVLDEKEASPEALDALGRRTPIDAVLETVGGRADTLRTAAAAARPGGAVAVVGVFWGSLALDPMPLLLKELTLAWSYCYGEDPAHGADFAEAVGIVAAAREALAPLVTHSVPLADVERGFALAADRRAGTLKVSVIP